The Corylus avellana chromosome ca8, CavTom2PMs-1.0 genome has a segment encoding these proteins:
- the LOC132190202 gene encoding pentatricopeptide repeat-containing protein At3g22470, mitochondrial-like yields the protein MGATAKSLAFFFNHLLIDPHYCRGLCNFGRWKEATKLWNEMVERKIMPNLHTFSILVDTLGKEGRLTEAKEVFDAMTKRGIKPNVVTYKSLIDGYCLQNRMYEAVKLFNTMVQKGCSPCVVSYSILINGYCKNRKINEAMSLFSEMSTKGIFPNVVTYSTLIGGFCRVGRPKIALELLHEMQGCGQPPNLQTCAILLDGLCKNLHFIEVVALFKEMKDKRLDLDIVIYSILIDGMCNVGKLTTASELFNALPTKGL from the coding sequence GGCCTATGCAATTTCGGTCGGTGGAAGGAGGCAACTAAACTATGGAATGAGATGGTGGAAAGGAAAATCATGCCCAATTTGCATACATTCAGCATATTGGTGGACACTCTTGGCAAAGAAGGGAGGTTGACAGAGGCTAAAGAAGTTTTTGATGCGATGACTAAGAGAGGCATAAAGCCAAATGTAGTCACGTACAAGTCTTTGATTGACGGTTACTGTTTGCAAAATAGAATGTATGAAGCTGTCAAATTATTTAATACGATGGTTCAGAAGGGTTGTTCACCTTGTGTTGTTAGCTATAGCATATTGATCAATGGATATTGTAAGAACAGAAAAATTAATGAGGCAATGAGTCTATTTAGTGAAATGTCCACAAAGGGGATTTTTCCCAATGTTGTCACTTACAGCACACTTATCGGAGGGTTTTGCCGAGTTGGGAGACCTAAAATTGCATTAGAGCTACTCCACGAGATGCAAGGTTGTGGCCAACCTCCAAATCTCCAAACTTGTGCTATTTTGTTAGATGGCCTATGTAAGAATCTACACTTTATTGAGGTAGTGGCATTGTTCAAGGAGATGAAAGACAAAAGGTTAGACCTTGATATTGTGATTTACAGCATcttgattgatggtatgtgtaatGTTGGGAAACTTACGACTGCAAGTGAATTATTTAATGCACTTCCTACCAAAGGTTTGTAA